A stretch of the Sinorhizobium alkalisoli genome encodes the following:
- a CDS encoding PIN domain-containing protein, producing MFANRFAALVDACTLASALKRNLLLTLAEAEFFRLRWSAIILDESQKAIEKILADKDVADATVRASRARASMEAAFEEAMVVEFDQFLSACEGLPDENDAHVVAAALKTQAAVIVTDNLRDFPEELLRRLNLEARSADAFIADTIALDTGRAVAAIRRMRERFRRPEKTAELLLLDMEANGLTETVDVLRPHILSL from the coding sequence TTGTTCGCTAATCGCTTCGCCGCCCTCGTCGACGCCTGCACACTCGCAAGTGCACTAAAGCGAAACTTGCTGCTGACTCTTGCGGAAGCGGAATTCTTCCGCCTCCGCTGGTCCGCAATCATTCTTGATGAGAGCCAGAAGGCCATCGAAAAGATCCTGGCCGACAAGGACGTCGCCGACGCCACCGTACGTGCATCGCGCGCAAGAGCAAGCATGGAGGCTGCATTCGAGGAAGCGATGGTCGTTGAATTTGATCAGTTTCTCTCCGCTTGCGAGGGTCTCCCCGACGAAAACGACGCGCATGTAGTTGCAGCTGCTCTGAAGACGCAGGCTGCTGTAATTGTGACCGATAATCTGAGAGACTTCCCCGAGGAATTGCTCCGCCGATTGAACCTTGAAGCGAGGTCGGCCGATGCCTTTATCGCTGATACAATTGCCTTGGATACCGGTAGAGCGGTAGCAGCGATTAGACGCATGAGAGAGCGCTTCAGAAGGCCGGAAAAAACCGCCGAGCTCCTTCTTTTGGATATGGAGGCAAACGGCCTCACGGAAACCGTGGACGTTCTAAGGCCCCACATTCTCTCGCTTTAG
- a CDS encoding TRAP transporter small permease: MSVSSAGFSRLLERYFRLLLVIPILALVAMMLTTVADVFMRYVFNAPIRGAYDTVEISLLISIYFALPAVILEGHQIVIDLIDGLVPERLVRLMKFVAAIAAVVVLGFIFWSMLKPARDAYDFGDMKLELNFPVWIIWMFALFGLFNSIIAAIAVLFGTGFADGGSLDGEGAL; the protein is encoded by the coding sequence ATGTCAGTGTCGTCGGCCGGATTTTCGCGGCTCCTGGAGCGGTACTTTCGCCTGCTGCTCGTCATACCCATTCTTGCGCTCGTGGCGATGATGCTCACCACCGTTGCCGACGTCTTCATGCGCTATGTCTTCAACGCGCCGATCCGCGGCGCCTATGACACCGTCGAGATCAGCCTGCTGATCAGCATTTATTTCGCGCTGCCCGCCGTCATTCTGGAGGGCCACCAGATCGTCATAGACCTGATCGACGGCCTCGTGCCCGAAAGGCTGGTCCGGCTCATGAAGTTCGTGGCGGCCATCGCCGCCGTCGTGGTGCTCGGCTTCATCTTCTGGTCGATGTTGAAACCGGCCCGTGACGCCTATGACTTCGGCGATATGAAGCTCGAGCTGAACTTCCCGGTCTGGATCATCTGGATGTTCGCCCTGTTCGGCCTTTTCAACAGCATCATTGCCGCAATTGCAGTTCTTTTCGGGACAGGGTTCGCAGACGGCGGATCGCTGGACGGCGAGGGCGCGCTATGA
- a CDS encoding amidohydrolase family protein, whose translation MHAHVVPYEFPRFAAEAVPKSWPSMQQAEGCHRTMVVDGKNYRTVSDACWSVERRIADMDAAGIGLQALSPMPELFSYWTDPQPADDLLRYINDVIAGMVDEGRGRFAGLAAVPLQSLDLAVAELRRAVETLGFAGVEIGSNVNGVPIGDPRFLPFFEEAERLGAAVFVHAVRPAGMDRLVGPGQLQQVLAYPTDIGLAAASCITSNLLLKLPKLRIAFSHGGGTLASLLPRLREGWTVFPALADALQADPYDQARRFYVDSLVYDEPTLRHLLTIFGDDRILIGTDYPFNFHERAPLGRIEAAFEDAALRERLAFANAATFLNLQEAA comes from the coding sequence GTGCACGCGCATGTCGTTCCTTACGAATTTCCCCGCTTCGCCGCCGAAGCCGTCCCGAAATCATGGCCCTCCATGCAGCAGGCCGAAGGCTGTCATCGCACCATGGTCGTTGACGGAAAGAACTACCGGACCGTCAGCGACGCCTGCTGGTCGGTCGAGCGCCGGATCGCCGATATGGATGCGGCGGGCATCGGCCTGCAGGCGCTTTCGCCGATGCCGGAACTATTCAGCTACTGGACGGATCCCCAGCCGGCGGACGATCTGCTGCGGTATATCAATGACGTGATCGCCGGCATGGTGGACGAAGGCAGGGGCCGCTTTGCAGGTCTGGCCGCAGTTCCCCTCCAGTCGCTCGATCTTGCCGTCGCCGAACTCCGGCGCGCCGTGGAAACGCTCGGCTTCGCCGGCGTAGAGATCGGCAGCAATGTCAACGGCGTGCCGATCGGCGATCCGCGTTTCCTGCCCTTCTTCGAGGAGGCCGAAAGGCTCGGCGCGGCCGTTTTCGTCCACGCGGTGCGGCCGGCCGGCATGGATCGCCTCGTCGGCCCCGGACAACTGCAGCAGGTGCTTGCCTATCCGACGGATATCGGACTTGCCGCGGCCTCCTGCATCACCTCCAACCTCCTGTTGAAGCTTCCGAAGCTGCGCATCGCCTTCAGCCATGGCGGCGGAACGCTGGCGAGCCTCCTGCCGCGTCTGCGGGAGGGCTGGACGGTCTTCCCGGCTCTGGCTGACGCCCTGCAGGCGGATCCCTATGATCAGGCCCGGCGCTTCTATGTCGATTCACTGGTCTATGACGAGCCGACGCTGCGCCATCTGCTGACGATCTTCGGCGATGATCGTATCCTGATCGGTACCGACTACCCCTTCAATTTCCATGAGCGTGCGCCGCTCGGCCGGATCGAGGCCGCATTCGAGGATGCGGCCCTGCGCGAGCGGCTGGCCTTCGCCAACGCCGCCACATTTCTGAACCTTCAGGAGGCCGCCTGA
- a CDS encoding helix-turn-helix domain-containing protein codes for MTVPAAAQELGGRLPSASEKAAANHLRKILAAHATGDAKLRVLDDETQQPTEITLTPALSSLLIELLRHIGKGDAVTLVPVSKMLTTQQAADILNVSRPFLISLLDKGEIEYSLVGRHRRIQADQLFKYKKERDEKRSKALADLAELDAEHL; via the coding sequence ATGACAGTTCCAGCAGCAGCCCAGGAACTGGGCGGGCGCCTGCCGTCGGCCTCCGAAAAAGCTGCCGCGAACCACCTGCGGAAGATACTGGCGGCTCATGCTACCGGCGACGCAAAATTGCGCGTGCTCGACGATGAGACGCAGCAGCCAACGGAGATTACCCTCACCCCAGCGCTGTCCAGCCTCCTAATAGAGCTGTTGCGTCATATCGGCAAAGGTGACGCGGTGACGCTTGTTCCCGTCAGCAAGATGCTGACGACGCAACAAGCGGCGGATATTCTCAATGTATCGAGGCCGTTCCTGATTTCCCTCCTCGATAAGGGCGAGATCGAGTACTCCCTTGTTGGTCGACATCGAAGGATTCAGGCCGATCAACTGTTCAAATACAAGAAGGAACGCGACGAGAAGCGGAGTAAGGCCCTTGCAGATCTTGCCGAGTTGGACGCGGAGCATCTGTAA
- a CDS encoding gluconokinase, which produces MSAPRIVVMGVSGCGKSTIGACLAARLGLKFVEGDELHLVESIERMRNGLPLDDDMRWPWLDRISNSLQKHADGVVVSCSALKRTYRQRLSMANAVFFLHIDVERKNLLRRMSSRQHFMPTSLLDSQLATLEPLAPDEFGATLDGRLNLPRLLAAAESVLGPAISNI; this is translated from the coding sequence ATGAGTGCGCCGCGCATCGTCGTCATGGGCGTGAGCGGTTGCGGCAAGTCGACGATCGGCGCGTGCCTGGCGGCACGGCTCGGGCTTAAGTTTGTGGAAGGGGACGAGTTGCATCTGGTTGAGAGTATTGAGCGGATGCGGAATGGGCTTCCGCTCGACGACGACATGCGCTGGCCCTGGCTGGACCGGATTTCTAACAGTCTCCAGAAGCATGCTGATGGCGTAGTTGTGTCTTGCTCCGCGCTCAAGCGGACCTACAGACAGCGGCTTTCCATGGCCAATGCCGTGTTCTTTCTGCACATCGACGTCGAGCGCAAGAATCTGTTGCGACGGATGTCATCCCGCCAGCATTTCATGCCGACATCCTTGCTGGACAGTCAATTGGCAACGCTCGAGCCACTGGCGCCTGACGAGTTTGGTGCGACGCTGGACGGAAGGCTAAACCTGCCACGCCTGCTTGCGGCGGCCGAAAGTGTTCTCGGCCCAGCCATCTCGAACATCTAA
- a CDS encoding VOC family protein, with translation MSDFSLAGLRSVELSTPDLEGSVEFYTRVWGLEEVARELGKVFLAATGSDHYVLELKPGDTPLLRKVTFRARSRDELATLEKTLAAAGCTLLRPLGPADSPAGGERFVVREPQGSTLEFVFGDKTKPERIVPNVPLRLAHVNINSSDIEALTAFYRSALGFRLTDRSKMMSFLCCNSDHHSVVLAEANVNGLNHIAFQMPDLESVMRGSGRVKDAGYPIGWGVGRHGPGDNVFAYFVDPTGVVIEYTAEVLQVDDNYRFRGPSEWVWPPGRTDHWGIAPPKSDACKKAQVSVSFAGP, from the coding sequence ATGTCCGACTTTTCGCTCGCCGGGCTGAGAAGCGTGGAACTGTCCACGCCCGATCTGGAAGGATCCGTCGAATTCTACACCCGCGTCTGGGGCCTTGAAGAAGTTGCCCGGGAACTGGGCAAGGTCTTTCTGGCGGCCACCGGCAGCGATCACTACGTGCTCGAGCTGAAGCCTGGCGATACGCCCCTCCTGCGCAAGGTTACCTTCCGCGCCCGGTCGCGCGACGAGCTCGCTACGCTGGAAAAGACCCTGGCCGCTGCCGGCTGCACGCTCCTGCGTCCGCTCGGCCCCGCCGATTCCCCGGCTGGCGGCGAGCGCTTCGTGGTGCGCGAGCCGCAGGGGTCGACGCTCGAATTCGTCTTCGGCGACAAGACGAAGCCGGAGCGGATCGTGCCCAACGTCCCGCTAAGGCTGGCGCATGTGAACATTAATTCCAGCGACATCGAAGCGCTGACCGCGTTCTACCGCTCCGCTCTCGGCTTCCGTCTGACCGACCGGTCGAAGATGATGTCCTTCCTGTGCTGCAACAGCGACCATCATTCGGTCGTGCTCGCCGAAGCCAACGTCAACGGCCTGAACCATATCGCCTTCCAGATGCCGGACCTCGAATCCGTCATGCGCGGCTCGGGCAGGGTGAAGGATGCCGGTTATCCGATCGGCTGGGGCGTTGGCCGGCATGGTCCGGGCGACAACGTCTTTGCCTATTTCGTCGATCCGACCGGTGTCGTTATCGAATACACCGCCGAGGTTCTGCAGGTCGACGACAATTACCGCTTCCGCGGGCCGTCCGAATGGGTCTGGCCGCCCGGACGCACCGATCACTGGGGCATCGCGCCGCCAAAAAGCGACGCGTGCAAGAAAGCGCAGGTGTCCGTGTCTTTCGCGGGCCCATGA
- a CDS encoding bifunctional 3-(3-hydroxy-phenyl)propionate/3-hydroxycinnamic acid hydroxylase has translation MTNDKAKSDHYTVLVVGFGPAGAIAAGLLGKLGHRTLVIDRLTDIYDKPRAIAVDHEILRHLDNMGIADEVMPHIAPFTASQHFGAKGQLIRRIDMVPEPYPLGYTPSMVFTQPPVEAVMRRHAEGFDCVDVDLGVELIGLTQNADGVSAELKSADGRVRSVTADYLIGCDGASSTVRQIVDIRLEDLIFDEPWLVIDVRVNDAGIAKLPQTSAQFCDPSRPTSFVMGPKNHRRWEIMLLPGENPREMEKPENVWTLLSPWLTPEDGTLWRAAAYRFHALVAEKWRDGRVFIAGDAAHQQPPFIGQGMCQGLRDVTNLVWKLDRVIKGMSSDGLLETYGVERKRHVIELTGKIKAIGEMICIRDPAEADARDARILADGGGSPRTITRQEIVPPLQEGLLAGAPCPARGTLFPQPEIRQADGDWLLDKLTGAGWRLIVDGRGDIDMRDVAAAAAEIGLSVATIVPPGSDGTSPDALTEKDDVLSGWFDRHETRAALVRPDHYVFATARTQAELVAELGELKRKLG, from the coding sequence GTGACGAACGACAAAGCAAAAAGCGATCATTACACAGTCCTGGTTGTGGGCTTCGGTCCCGCCGGGGCCATCGCCGCAGGCCTTCTGGGCAAGCTCGGTCACCGCACCCTGGTCATCGACCGGTTGACCGATATCTACGACAAGCCGCGTGCGATTGCAGTCGATCACGAAATCCTCCGTCATCTGGACAATATGGGGATCGCCGACGAGGTGATGCCCCATATCGCGCCGTTCACGGCCTCGCAGCATTTCGGTGCCAAGGGCCAGCTGATCCGGCGCATCGACATGGTGCCCGAGCCCTATCCGCTCGGTTATACGCCGAGCATGGTGTTCACGCAGCCGCCGGTCGAGGCCGTGATGCGGCGCCATGCCGAAGGCTTCGATTGCGTGGACGTCGATCTCGGTGTGGAGCTTATCGGCCTGACGCAGAATGCGGACGGCGTTTCGGCAGAGCTCAAGTCCGCCGACGGCCGAGTGAGATCGGTGACCGCGGATTATCTCATCGGCTGCGACGGGGCCTCCAGCACGGTTCGCCAGATCGTCGACATTCGTCTTGAGGATCTGATCTTCGACGAGCCCTGGCTGGTGATCGACGTTCGGGTGAATGACGCCGGTATTGCCAAGCTGCCGCAAACCTCAGCGCAGTTCTGCGATCCGTCGCGGCCGACGAGTTTCGTGATGGGGCCGAAGAACCACCGTCGCTGGGAAATCATGCTGCTGCCCGGCGAAAATCCGCGCGAGATGGAAAAGCCGGAAAACGTCTGGACGCTTCTGTCTCCGTGGCTGACGCCGGAGGACGGCACGCTCTGGCGCGCGGCGGCCTACCGGTTCCATGCGCTGGTCGCCGAAAAGTGGCGTGACGGGCGCGTCTTCATTGCCGGCGATGCCGCGCACCAGCAGCCGCCCTTCATCGGTCAGGGCATGTGCCAGGGCCTGCGGGACGTCACCAACCTTGTCTGGAAGCTCGACCGGGTGATCAAGGGCATGTCGTCGGACGGTTTGCTCGAGACCTACGGCGTCGAGCGCAAGCGCCACGTGATTGAACTCACCGGCAAGATCAAGGCGATCGGCGAGATGATCTGCATCCGCGATCCCGCCGAGGCGGACGCGCGCGATGCGCGGATTCTCGCGGACGGGGGCGGAAGCCCGCGGACGATCACCCGTCAGGAAATTGTCCCGCCGCTACAGGAGGGGCTGCTTGCCGGCGCGCCCTGCCCGGCGCGGGGCACGCTGTTTCCCCAGCCCGAAATTCGACAGGCGGACGGAGACTGGCTTCTCGACAAGCTGACCGGCGCCGGCTGGCGGCTGATCGTCGACGGCAGGGGCGACATCGATATGCGGGATGTCGCGGCGGCGGCAGCGGAAATCGGTCTCAGCGTCGCGACGATCGTTCCGCCCGGCTCCGACGGCACTTCGCCCGACGCGCTGACGGAGAAGGACGACGTGCTTTCTGGATGGTTCGATCGCCATGAGACGCGCGCCGCACTGGTGCGGCCGGACCATTACGTCTTCGCCACCGCCCGCACGCAGGCGGAGCTGGTGGCCGAGCTTGGCGAGCTGAAGCGTAAGCTCGGCTGA
- a CDS encoding TRAP transporter large permease, whose product MSASLIGLFVVLFMFGILFLRMPVWLALLICGIAGNTLLSRLSVAAAVTGTNAFDTASNYGLSVIPLFILMGEVATNSRLSAELFKAARVILSGIPGGLAVATIGASGAFGAVCGSSVATAATMTRISLPEMREAGYDDGLATASVAAGGSLGILIPPSIILVIYAAISEQPLPQLFAAALLPGILLMLLYILVALIIARRQKDNVPVDPPASLKDRLLALKDPWQFLALFIATIGGIYAGVFSPNEAAAVGAFGAILLGFLGRRLTLQGLAHALKVTVITSCVLFTIIIGATIFANFIVQTKLPDLLLAGAQALHLAPWAVMALIIVIYILMGCFLEGIGMVLITVPVFLPVVVSFGYDPIWFAIIVVIVVELGLIHPPVGMNLFIIQAQAPDIKIKQLYVAILPFLLAPFALILLLFAFPQIALWLPMLLY is encoded by the coding sequence ATGAGTGCCTCGCTGATCGGCCTGTTCGTGGTCCTCTTCATGTTCGGCATCCTGTTTCTCAGAATGCCCGTCTGGCTCGCTCTTCTCATCTGCGGCATTGCCGGCAACACCTTGCTGTCGCGCCTTTCCGTGGCGGCCGCCGTCACCGGAACCAATGCCTTCGACACGGCTTCCAATTACGGCCTGTCGGTCATTCCCCTGTTCATCCTGATGGGCGAGGTGGCGACGAACAGCCGCCTGTCGGCCGAACTGTTCAAAGCGGCGCGCGTCATCCTGTCCGGCATTCCGGGCGGCCTGGCCGTGGCGACGATTGGGGCGTCGGGCGCGTTCGGCGCCGTGTGCGGATCATCGGTCGCGACGGCCGCGACCATGACGCGGATATCCCTGCCGGAAATGCGCGAAGCCGGTTACGACGACGGTCTTGCCACCGCATCGGTCGCCGCTGGCGGCAGTCTCGGCATCCTAATCCCGCCGTCGATCATTCTGGTGATCTATGCGGCGATCTCCGAACAGCCCTTGCCGCAACTCTTTGCCGCCGCGCTGCTGCCGGGCATCCTGTTGATGCTGCTCTATATTCTCGTTGCCCTCATCATCGCCCGGCGGCAGAAGGACAATGTGCCGGTCGATCCGCCGGCAAGCCTCAAGGACCGGTTGCTGGCGCTCAAAGACCCGTGGCAGTTCCTCGCGCTCTTCATCGCGACGATCGGCGGCATCTATGCCGGTGTCTTCTCCCCGAACGAGGCCGCCGCGGTGGGCGCCTTCGGCGCGATCCTGCTCGGCTTCCTCGGCCGGCGGTTGACCTTGCAGGGGCTGGCGCACGCGCTGAAAGTGACGGTGATCACCAGTTGCGTGCTGTTCACGATCATCATCGGCGCCACGATCTTCGCAAACTTCATCGTTCAGACGAAGCTGCCGGATCTGCTCCTCGCCGGCGCCCAGGCCCTGCATCTCGCACCGTGGGCCGTCATGGCCCTGATCATCGTCATCTACATCCTGATGGGCTGTTTCCTCGAAGGGATCGGCATGGTGCTGATCACGGTGCCGGTCTTTCTGCCGGTCGTCGTGAGCTTCGGCTATGACCCAATCTGGTTTGCGATTATCGTCGTCATCGTGGTTGAGTTGGGTCTCATTCATCCACCGGTCGGCATGAATCTCTTCATCATTCAGGCGCAGGCGCCCGACATCAAGATCAAGCAGCTTTACGTGGCGATCCTGCCCTTCCTGCTGGCGCCCTTCGCGCTGATCCTGCTGCTGTTCGCCTTCCCTCAGATTGCGCTTTGGCTGCCGATGCTGTTGTATTGA
- a CDS encoding GntR family transcriptional regulator gives MRQDTLEKSTEAPATRATGVYERLKADILSAELEPGRKLQLRFLTEHYESGQTPIREALNRLASEELVIGKEQRGFFVKPISLDELQELTKTRCWVEGIALGESIQRADADWEEALLIAHHRLDRTPRSLDPETFKDNPEWERHHRRFHALLIGNCGSKPLIGFCEQLADRLYRYRALSIRKAFRVRKVGDEHAQIFKAAIERRTEDAIALLQNHYRRTADIIRADLGE, from the coding sequence ATGCGCCAGGACACGCTCGAGAAATCCACGGAAGCTCCGGCAACCCGGGCAACAGGCGTCTATGAGCGCCTCAAGGCCGACATCCTGTCTGCGGAGCTCGAGCCCGGCCGCAAGCTGCAGTTGCGCTTTCTGACGGAACATTACGAATCCGGTCAGACGCCCATCCGCGAGGCGTTGAACCGCCTGGCGAGCGAGGAACTGGTCATCGGCAAGGAGCAGCGCGGCTTCTTCGTCAAGCCGATCAGTCTGGACGAACTGCAGGAACTGACGAAGACACGCTGCTGGGTCGAGGGGATCGCGCTCGGCGAATCTATCCAGCGAGCAGACGCGGACTGGGAAGAGGCGCTCTTGATCGCCCATCACCGCCTCGACCGGACGCCGCGTTCGCTGGATCCGGAAACCTTCAAGGACAACCCCGAATGGGAGCGGCATCACCGCCGCTTCCACGCGCTGCTGATCGGCAATTGCGGCTCGAAGCCGCTGATCGGATTTTGCGAACAGCTGGCGGACCGTCTCTACCGCTACCGGGCCCTCTCGATCCGCAAGGCGTTTCGGGTCCGCAAGGTCGGCGACGAACATGCCCAGATTTTCAAGGCTGCCATTGAGAGGCGGACGGAAGACGCGATCGCGCTCCTGCAGAACCACTACCGCCGCACGGCCGACATCATCCGCGCCGACCTGGGCGAATAA
- a CDS encoding DUF2161 domain-containing phosphodiesterase: METSLYLPVKGFLEKAGYVVKGEVGGCDLVGLSDGDPPVVVICELKLSFNLELILQAVDRAAVADEVWIAARVSAKGKGREADKRYRDLCRRLGIGMLGISDAGDVSVIVGSVSPMPRTNPKRRSRLMREHQRRRGDPAVGGSTRAPVMTAYRQQALGCALALASGPLRVREIRSSIPDAGKILLSNVYGWFERLDRGVYGLTGAGREALLRWPQQDMPATIAVPV; this comes from the coding sequence ATGGAAACTTCGCTTTATCTGCCCGTCAAAGGCTTCCTCGAAAAGGCAGGCTACGTCGTTAAGGGCGAAGTTGGCGGCTGCGATCTCGTCGGCTTGAGCGATGGTGATCCGCCTGTGGTCGTTATCTGCGAGTTGAAACTGAGTTTCAATCTGGAGCTCATACTGCAGGCCGTCGATCGTGCAGCTGTCGCGGACGAGGTCTGGATCGCGGCGCGAGTCTCGGCCAAGGGCAAAGGTCGCGAGGCCGACAAACGCTACCGCGATCTCTGCCGCAGGCTCGGGATCGGCATGCTCGGCATTTCCGATGCCGGCGACGTCAGCGTTATCGTCGGCTCCGTATCGCCAATGCCGCGAACCAATCCGAAACGGCGTTCGAGGCTCATGCGTGAACACCAGAGGCGACGCGGCGATCCGGCAGTGGGCGGGAGCACACGCGCGCCCGTCATGACCGCGTACCGCCAGCAGGCGCTCGGCTGTGCTTTAGCGCTGGCGTCAGGACCGCTGCGCGTGCGTGAAATCAGATCCAGCATACCGGACGCGGGGAAGATTTTGCTTTCAAATGTCTATGGCTGGTTTGAACGGCTTGACAGAGGCGTCTACGGCCTGACGGGCGCTGGGCGGGAAGCATTGCTGCGATGGCCGCAGCAGGACATGCCGGCAACAATTGCCGTCCCGGTCTGA
- a CDS encoding fumarylacetoacetate hydrolase family protein, with translation MKLSTVKIAGRVTWGIVEGETFHDVGAGMKATYPDLKQAVAAGLSGVAEAKAGAATYPTSEVEWLAVIPNPDKILCVGLNYEMHRQETGRSVVENPTIFTRYANSQTGHLTPIIRPKVSSDLDYEGELAVIISKPGRYISRENALEHVAGYSIYNDGSVRDFQRHTHQFTPGKNFPDTGAFGPWMMTPDELGDLDPLRIQTRLNGEIVQDATFGMMIFDVARIIEYCSSFTRLEAGDVIATGTPGGVGAKRNPPLWMKPGDIVEVEIDKLGILRNSIGQEA, from the coding sequence ATGAAACTTTCCACCGTCAAGATCGCGGGACGCGTGACCTGGGGCATCGTCGAAGGCGAGACCTTCCACGACGTGGGCGCGGGGATGAAGGCAACCTATCCCGACCTCAAGCAGGCCGTTGCCGCGGGCCTTTCGGGCGTTGCCGAAGCGAAGGCCGGTGCGGCAACCTATCCGACCTCCGAGGTCGAGTGGCTGGCCGTCATCCCGAACCCGGACAAGATCCTCTGCGTTGGCCTGAATTATGAGATGCACCGGCAGGAGACGGGCCGCAGCGTCGTTGAAAATCCGACGATCTTCACCCGCTACGCAAACAGCCAGACCGGCCACCTCACGCCGATCATCCGGCCGAAGGTGTCGAGCGATCTCGATTACGAAGGTGAACTGGCGGTCATCATTTCCAAGCCCGGCCGCTACATCAGCCGCGAGAACGCCCTGGAACACGTGGCCGGCTATTCGATCTACAATGATGGCAGTGTGAGGGATTTCCAGCGGCACACGCATCAGTTCACGCCGGGCAAGAATTTCCCTGACACCGGCGCCTTCGGTCCCTGGATGATGACGCCGGACGAGCTCGGCGATCTCGATCCCCTGCGCATCCAGACCCGCCTCAACGGCGAGATCGTCCAGGACGCGACCTTCGGCATGATGATCTTCGACGTGGCGCGCATCATCGAATACTGCTCGAGCTTTACCCGGCTAGAAGCCGGCGACGTAATCGCCACGGGCACCCCGGGCGGAGTCGGCGCCAAGCGCAATCCGCCGCTGTGGATGAAGCCCGGCGACATCGTCGAAGTCGAAATCGACAAGCTAGGCATCCTGAGGAATTCGATCGGCCAGGAGGCCTGA
- a CDS encoding TRAP transporter substrate-binding protein: MNRYLAGGIAAVTLLLAGMAPASAQTTLKVSSFLPPNNAWQKELEAWGEELKEKSNGELTLQIFPAAQLGPPNRQYQLVTNGVADIAVILHSATPGRFPMTELAGQPLTFPSTRKTSEIMSRRLTELAPEYLAAEHPDTKILWMAVTPPLKLHTTNKDVTTVGDVKGLRVRYAGKVFQEMLEAFGAAPLPIPPGETVDALSKGVADGAMFPFEATKSFNLGSVVKYSLEPGLASATFALVMNQSVFDGLSADDQKLIEQTTGPARAEAFGRRWDASEADGRQYMVDNNVKIETLSDEQIAPFKQAVEPIVKKAVDAVDATGKPGSAFITAYTK, translated from the coding sequence ATGAACAGATATCTCGCAGGCGGCATTGCCGCAGTCACGCTTCTTTTGGCTGGCATGGCGCCGGCATCGGCCCAGACGACGCTCAAAGTTTCAAGCTTCCTGCCGCCGAACAACGCCTGGCAGAAGGAGCTAGAGGCATGGGGAGAGGAGCTTAAGGAAAAGTCCAACGGCGAACTTACGCTTCAGATCTTTCCGGCCGCGCAACTCGGCCCGCCGAACCGCCAGTATCAACTCGTCACCAATGGCGTGGCTGACATTGCCGTCATCCTTCACAGCGCGACGCCGGGTCGCTTTCCGATGACCGAACTCGCCGGCCAGCCGCTGACCTTCCCTTCGACCCGCAAGACCAGCGAGATTATGTCTCGTCGCCTGACGGAGCTGGCGCCGGAATATCTTGCTGCGGAGCATCCCGACACGAAGATCCTCTGGATGGCCGTCACGCCGCCGCTGAAGTTGCACACCACCAATAAGGACGTGACGACGGTCGGCGACGTCAAGGGCCTGCGCGTGCGCTATGCCGGCAAGGTGTTCCAGGAAATGCTGGAAGCCTTCGGCGCCGCACCGCTGCCGATCCCGCCGGGAGAAACGGTTGACGCGCTTTCCAAGGGCGTGGCCGACGGCGCAATGTTCCCTTTTGAGGCGACGAAGTCATTCAACCTCGGCTCCGTCGTAAAATATTCGCTGGAACCGGGCCTGGCATCGGCCACCTTCGCTCTCGTTATGAACCAGTCAGTCTTCGACGGACTGAGCGCGGACGATCAGAAGCTCATCGAGCAAACGACGGGCCCTGCGCGCGCCGAGGCATTCGGTCGTCGCTGGGATGCGAGCGAGGCGGACGGTCGGCAGTACATGGTCGACAACAACGTCAAGATCGAAACTCTGTCGGACGAGCAGATCGCGCCCTTCAAGCAGGCCGTCGAGCCGATCGTGAAGAAGGCCGTCGATGCCGTGGATGCGACCGGAAAGCCCGGCAGCGCCTTCATTACCGCCTATACGAAATAA